One Microtus pennsylvanicus isolate mMicPen1 chromosome 10, mMicPen1.hap1, whole genome shotgun sequence genomic window, CCTCTTTGGCCATCCTGTGAATGCATAATGTAGCATAATGAATCATAAAAATATTCTAGGATTTTTGCTATCTGAAGATATTCTTGGGTTTTATAATCCTGGTATAGTGATAGGATACACAGAATTTTAAGTGGATGAACGTACTCACATTCACCAAATACCTGCCGAGGCACAACTTTTTCCACAGATAATTGAATAACTTCGTTCtgtgactttcttttgtttttttctttcttatgccTACTGAACTATTTGCTTTAGAACAAAATGATATAAAGCTACGTTATAAAATGTATTCTGTTAGATATTTAGCATTATTTTCAATTATCCTGTAGTAAcagttttttcttctattttagcTTCTACTGCCAAATCATCTAATGAAATTTTGAAGGAGACAGATACAGATATACAAGTTTTTCCTAACTACTCTATACCTCAGAAAACAGATTCGTATTTTAATCCCAAAATGAAACTAAATCGGTAAGATTGATTGAAAATAGAGCAATAGACTTTTCAGATGAACTTCTTTCAATCTGTTTATATATATTAAGATTAAAATCTTCTATTTAGTATTTTTCTCAAAATCTACCAACCcaatttttcaaagaataaaataggcCTAACTTTATGTAATTAAACTTGTACAGACTGGTGGAAagtcttatttattaaataaatggatGCTTGTTAAATATAATTCAGTTAGATTCATAGTTTAACCTCACAAAGCTTATAGGTCTTGAACTATTAATTTAAGAGTGTATataaggtagatagataggttCTTTATTCTACAAAGTTGAAACCATAATACAGCAAAGTTACTTCagattattctttctttctagtcAGTTAATATTCTGTACGTTGGCTGCTTTGGCTAAGGAACGGAAACCTTTGGAGTGTTTAGATGCCTTTGGAGCCACTGGTAAGTAAAAAaacttaatttttcaaatttattttgccTGTGTGATGTTTATCAAATCCATGCAGTActtttagaggccagaagaaggcatcagatcccctggaagtggcaTTAGAGATGGATGCAAGCCATAATGTGGgtgctaggtcctctggaaaagtggCCATTGCTCTTAAGTTAAATCCATCTCCCCAGCGCCTATATAATGTCTTCATTAGCTGCACATGGTGGTGCTGctcagctttaatcccagcacatgggaaacagaggcaggcgaatccctGTGAaaccaaggccaggctggtctatatagagagtttCAGCAttgccagagctacatagtgaaactttgaatccaaaaaaaaaaaaaaatcaaattttcacataaaaaagTTTAAGATCCAAGgcaagattttatattttttatggaattttttaaaaagattctatATAAAAATAGACAGTGTAATGAACTAATTCCCTTGTGTCGCTTCAAGTATAATTCACGCATGTTCTGTCTTAGTCTATCAGTATCTCCACAACTTCAGATTTCATACATTAGTCTCTTTATTcccattaatttaaaataaatttggacatattttatgtattaaggaaaaaaaaacccaagcaaggGATCAATGTATGGCTGACCTTCGACTCTATgaccttctgatcctcttgcaGCTTCCCGTGCTGAGATAGCAGGACCATCCTCCATACTCAGGCGTCTCTTTAAAATGAAGCTATAATAGCATTACCATGCCTAGAAAATGAAGGCTAATTCAGACATCTAAACATTTctaaaaattcaaatcaaaatccCAAGAGTCTATATTACTTTGACTCAAGTCTacatctcttttgttgttgttagacacagagtcttactctgtagccttggctgacctggaactcactatgtaccccaggctggcctcaaactcaagagattctgAATTCCAGCTGTCTTTGCCTGGAATTAAAGCCATGCATTGTCATACCCAGCTAAGTCTCTTTCTTATATGGTTTCCTTTCATTTTGAGTGTAtaagagatggggggggggagagggagagagggagggagggagggagggagagagagagagagagagagagagagagagagagagagagagagagaatgtgtttatTGAAGAATCAGTTTTTTGACATGTACTTTCTGCACCTAGATCTGTATTGTCTCACTGTGGCTTATGTAACATACTCCTACAACCTGTACTTTTCCAAATTGCTCTGCTTCTCAAGTGGCTCAGACTAGCCTTAAACTGACCATACGACTgaatatgaccttgaactccttccaAATAGTAGCTATATACTATCACATCTGACAATAAGGAAAACAATTGTTTTTCTGAAACAGTGAAGAAGACCAAGCTAgctcttgaactcatagagagccttctgcctctgcccctcaagtgctgggactaaaggtgtgtgccaccactcttaGCCAAAAAACAAATATTGAAGGACATTTGTTCACTGTAGTCAGGTAATAATTAATAgctcctttttgtgtttttcactTGTTCTTTGTTATTGTGAGAGAGTATGTGTGGGTCAAAAGAAAACTTTCAAGAGTTGCTTCTCTCATTCCACCTAGAtttaggaaccaaactcaggtagTTTGGCTTTCAACGCAAAtgctttcacctgctgagcctcCTTGCCAACCTTTCTGTGGGCTTGGATGATCATTGCCTAGCCTTCGGCACtttattttgttctaattttGGCTTTCTAAAACTGGCTCTCTCTATATCTCAGACTGGTCTAGAATTGAAtgtttagcccaggctgtccttgaagtgCTCCTTTTACTGCTGTGTCCAGTGTAGGAGTCTAACCTTCATGTACAATGCCAGTCCGCATTGAAACCAAAAGACTTTCAgcaatagagaaaagaaaatagaaacagcaaTTTCTGAAAGGCCATTCGTGCTCGTCACATGTCTTCATAAAGATTAACCGAATTACACTCTTGACAAGTGTATActgaaaatgaaagcatttaaaagCATGGACTCTGGGTCCAAAGTCTGTGGGTTCAAGTCTTGGCTTCATCACATGCTACTCTGATGCCCTCAGGaaattgtgttttgattttttcatGTATAAAAGGGTAcagggggccgggcggtggtggcgcacgcctttaatcccagcactcgggaggcagaggcaggtggatctctgtgagttcgaggccagcctggtctagaagagctagttccaggatgaaccaaaagctacggagaaaccctgtctcgaaaataccaaaaaaaaaaaaaaaaaaaaaaggcacagggGATAATACCCATACAAGTATTAAAGATTTAAACCTCAATACAAATAAAGTCATTGGAACAGTACTTACTAAGGAAATGCTATAGAAGCATTAGGTTTCATCTCCATTGTATTATTAGTATTAAACCCATTCTTTAGTAAGATGTCCATTTAAAATGGTAGTAGTAATGAGGTAATCCTCCTAAGATGAGCCATTGAAATGTgaactttgaattatttttttctgtctggtatatatatgtatatgtccatgtgggtgtgtatgtgcagaggtcaacactggctctcttcctcagttgctctctacCTTGTCTTTTGAGTCTGGACCTCACTGAACTTGGATGGAGCTCACTGAGTTGAGTAGACTGGCTTGAGTAGCAAGCCCCCAGGAAACCTATCTTCACCTCCCAGAGATCAGATTGCAGATCCTTACTTGTTATACTTGGCTTTTCATGTGGCTATTGAGGATTAAACCTCACATCCTAATGTTTGTATGCAAGCATTTGACtgactgagctctctccccaACTCAGTTTTTTATTCACTCTTTCGTGATCAAATCAGCCACCAGTTTTGTTCTGATTtgggttttctgtgtgtatgtacacacaacTCTATGTACcccaggttagtcttgaactcacagaatctgtcttcctctgtctcccaagtgctaggattaaaggtgtatgccaccatgcccagcctgatttatcttttataatgTAACTCACTCTCCTGTCCTCTCAAGTCTATTGCACTAGTCTCTGTGTTCGCAGTCATTTTCCCGTGTCACACAGCAGCCGTCTCTGAGCTCCATAGGCTGATTCTGCAGTTGGCAGCAGCGTCTCGATTACCTGAAGTCTAAAGTGCTCCACCATCATTTCTGTCACATTCATGAACCTTTTTCCAAACTTATTGCCATGTTCTTCCTTACATATTCTGTTCTTTaccttttaaaatctgaaaatattaaagCTGATGCCTACAAAAGGTATATTCAACATTTTTATAAACTTCTGGACCTGgcaccattttctttttattggcttCTCAACCATCTTCTGAAAGTCAGATATCCTGGACCAGCATCACTAAAACCAGCTCCGGCAGAGCAGTCACTACTATTCTGTTCTTTTTAGTATATTTGTAAATTGTTGGTAGCTCTGTGTCAGTTTCTTTACATGTCTATTCCCCTAAAATGACAGTCTTAGAATTTATCCCACAAGTTTAATATGAGAGtctgaaaaaaattacataaagTCTGTAACAGTAGACaagattttatttccatttgtacAGTAGAAGTGTGTAGAAGGTATCAGTATTTCAGATGGTGTGTTAGAGATGCATGTCAGTTGGGTTTATGTCACTATTTCCAGTTAGAAAATGGTTTTAGTtctcatcccccaccccctcccctctaCTTCCTCCCCTTACCCCCAGCTTACCcgggagatctcatctatttccccctcagggaaatccatgcatccctcttagggtcttccttttTACCTAGCTTTTCTGAGGTTGTGGGGTGTGGTCTGGTtggcctttgctttacatctagtgtCCATTTATGTGAGTACATGCtgtgcttgtctttctgtgtctgggttacctcattcaggatgattttctagtttcatccatttgcctgcagatttcatgatgtcagttttttacagctgagtaactccattgtgtaaatgtaccacatttaaatgaataaaagatgtaaaataaaaaaggaagaaaatgttctttATGCCCTTTTTAGTAGCTACAGAATGAGCTACCCAAGTGAGTTCTTACTGCATATACAAAGTTGTTCCTTTTACCGCACAATGGTGCGCCTGTGTGCTGTTTGGAAATTTTGGCCTAGAAAGGTTATTTCttctgtatttcattttgtaattGTGCATGTGTGAGAATGTGGGCATGCATGTAGCAGGGAGGGTGGGTGGACGACTTTGgagagtctgttctttccttcttccataggTTATGGACCTCAAAGTCATTATCTAGCTGCTCAGAGAACACTTTTGCCTCCTGAGCTATCTCATTGGCTTGGAAGTTATTTTTCATGTTTAAGGGAGATGAGCATATTAGTGCATGCCTACAATCCCTGCACACAAGGAGgcagaaataagaggattaatgTTTCATAGCCAGCCGGGAATTGTGGCACACGACTTTGATTTCAACATTTGGaagttagaggcaggtggatgtctgtgagttcaagaactactgaccctgcctaaaaaataaaataaaatatttgaagaccAGCCCAGGCTATAATTAAAGTACActgtctttgttatttttatgatgCTTGAGGGTAAATTTGAGCAGCAGGACTTTGACCTGGCCATCTTTTTCAGCAGGGTATCACCCTGTTAGCATACTGTATTCTGGGATTCATAGACATGACAATTtggagcttgtgtgtgtgtgtatgtgtgtgtgcacacactttaCTTATAAAATGCCTACCATTTCAGTTATTAGTTGTTGCAACTTGATGTATTTAATTATTGTCTTCTCTCCCGTTTTCTCCCAAGGAATAATGGGATTGCAATGGGCAAAACACCTTGGAGATGCAGTCAAAGTTACAATTAATGACTTGAATGAAAACTCTGTGACTTTGATTCAGAAAAACTGCCACTTAAACAAATTGAAAGTGGTGGTAGACagtgaggagaaagaagagggtgaTGCCCTTGAGGAAGATGACACTCTTGGTGATATCCAGGTCACCAGGATGGACGCCAATGTACTAATGCACCTGAGATCTTTTGATTTCATGTAAGTGAAAAACACTTGTCAAGTAGATTAAACAGGTCTACTGAAGGTGGGtgcttttaaattaaagaaacttGTGGTGGTttattttaatacagtttttggcCTTGGCCTGAGATTCCCAATAAGAAAAATTTCAGACTTCCTGGGAATGAACTTTTTCTCTTAGGCTAATTTGTTCCATGTGTTTGACATGTCActgactattttatttatttttaaaacctaattaaatatttaaaagaggtTGGCAAAGTACACTTTTTCCGCctcaattttttgagacagtctccctattagcctaggctgacttcaaactggaaatcctcctgcctccacctcctcagtgctagaCTACAGGTGTgttgccatcacacctggctggcAAACTACTTTTGAACCTGTGGACTTTCATCATTAGAATAACATTGGTATCCTGTGGCCTATCGATGCAAACTCAGatatgtctgttttctttctgattttagaCACCTAGACCCTTTTGGAACATCAGTGAACTACCTAGACTCTGCATTCAGAAACGTAAGAAACCTTGGCATAGTATCAGTGACTTCTACAGATATCAGTTCCTTATATGCCAAGGCACAGCATGTTGCCCGGCGTCACTATGGATGTAACATTGTCCGAACAGAGTATTACAAGGAACTAGCAGCCAGAATTGTCGTAGCTGCAGTGGCAAGGTACCAAATTGCCAATGGTGTTCCTAATGTTTTAGTGTGTCTCATGATCTTAAAGGGATAATACTATGAATGAAtgcttatttttgaaaatatgcgtgaatttttaaattctgtatcccttatatgtaattttaatttgatttattttagtggttttaattttatggtcttttctttcttttttttttccatgtattcatttatttcatgtgtgtttctataggtgcatgtgtggaggtcagaggacagcttggaatagtcggttctctccttccaccatgtgggcctgGGGGTCAGCCTCAGTTCTCAGGCCAGCAGcacacttacccactgagccattttcatGGCCTATTATTCTTGTGTTTTGTTAGAACTTAAACATTTATATCTGaaatacaaaagagaaacaaagaaagtaaaagttAATTTCAGATCTGTCTTAATTCATTGATTACAAGAGTAGGGAAGAGGTAGCAacataaaaaggagaaataaaagttatttttagatttataagCTATTTGAAAGATCTTTTCATCTTCGAATAGTCTGAATAAAGTGATGGCTTCTAACTTGATTCTGAAAATGACCTTGTAAAATGGAAGGTTGTAAAATGGAATTGAGAACTGTTGAAATGAAAGATTATTATCTACCATATACAGAATTTTATgccacaaaaaatattttcatttatttatttattatgtatacaatattctgtctgtgtgtatgcctactggccagaagagggcaccagaccccattacagatggttgtgagccaccatgtggttgctgggaattgaactcaggacctttggtagagcaggcaatgctcttaacctctgagccatctctccagccccacaaaaaatattttcaatatttatttttgtatttgtgtgcatgtgtacgtgtgtgtgtggatgtgtggatgtgtctgccacatgcatgcaggaaccCACTagggtcagaaaagggcatcagatcctctggagctagagttacaggcatttgtgagccatctttccagccccctgtaAGAATAACTTAATAATGCAGTTTGTTACTTAGAATATCATAATGGATGATCAGCCTATTCACTTGCCACCCAAACACAGGTTCTGCGGGATTCCCGTGCGAATTCTTACCTCAGGAAATTACAGGTTCTTAGTACTCCTCGGGCTTCGGCATGTGTGAAGTGAACAGCAACCCTGATGTACAGTTCGCACATGATGCTGTGTACTCAGGCTTGGGAGTGGGGTGTCTTATAGAAGCAAATCCAGAGAGTCCACACAACCGCAGAGGAAAGGGCCTTGACTGGCTCTCACTGCATAGTCAGCAGCTAGCAAATAATCCTGCATACAGTCAGTAGTCAGTAAACGCATGTGGTTGTAAGAAGCTTTTTAGTACAAACTAGATTAAACTCAGACTAGTGGTCATGATTACAGAGAAGAGTCATGTGGAATGACAGAGGCTACAGTCCCAAGCTATTCTGAAGGGGAAATGTCTAGAGACAGAAGACCTGGACTAACAACCCTCCTTTCCTGTATTTCAGTCTGTGTGAGTCGTGGTAATGATCCTTTGGAAGCACTGTTACTAGAGATTGAGTTTCCCACAGTCCACCCATAGTTTGCTGTCAGGTTAGCTCTGTCAGTACAGTGCTATACAGAGGAAATGAAGAGCCATCAAAATAgcttgtgacttttttttttttgacagagctGCAGCACGATGCAACAAAGGCATAGAAGTGCTGTTCGCAGTGGCTCTGGAACATTTTGTTCTGGTAGTTGTGCGGGTCTTAAGGGGGCCTACTTCGGCAGACGAGACTGCCAAGAAAATCCAGTACCTGATCCACTGTCAGTGGTGCGAAGAGAGGATCTTTCAGAAGGATGGTAACATGGTAGAAGGTGAGCCCATCACATCCTAATCATGCGTGCTAGGCTTTGCTTTCAAACATTACTGCTGGGGAGGTGAGTTGAAGCACTCCTGGGACACAGCAGCTGTCTTACCCATTGCTGTCCTGTTAAgttcttggtattttttttcatgggttttttaaatgtttgtgggTGTTAGGCCTACATATATATCTTGGTATGtgtctggtacctgcagaggccagaagaaggcattggatctcctggaagtggagttacagacaattgtgagcctctgtgggtgctggaaatcaaacctaaatcctctggaagagcatccaatgctcttaactgttgaggtATCTCTTCAGCCCTTGAATTAGAATTCTTAAGaactcattatttaaaaaaaaaaaaattaaaatagtttaccTCTTGCTGTATATATTGCCaggatttttatttcttgcttcagtttttttctttgttttttaaatgtaggttttgtttgtttcctgatggTAAAGTTACATATACTCTGGCTTTTATTTACAAAGGTATTCCTGTTCCTAAGTACTTCAGGGGGTTTAGGTTTTACTGACTACCCGGCACATCTCCTCTATTAGactatacattttttattttatactgagTCCGTATCTACTTGAGTTTGTTTCTGACTGTTTTGTAGCTAATCGTACACCTCTGTCACACCAACTGCAAAGTGTCTCACATATCACAGCattgatgaccttgaacttttttttaactgattttatttacttcttgtctgtatatgtatgtgagtttgCCATGGTGTGCATGAGAACGTCAGAGTACaatctgtgggagtcagttctttccaagtcatgtgggtcccagggatcaaacactAGTTGTCAGCCTTGTCACCaaggtggcaagcacctttactcttTGAACCGCCTCACTGGCcttagccttgaacttctgatagtcctgcctctacctccgagATGCTTAGATTCTAGGTATACTGCCAAGGATATACTACCAAGCCTGGTTTGTGAGGTGCTCTGGATCAAGCTCGGGTTTTGTGCATTGCTAGGTAAGCAAAGCAGTCTTTCAACTAAACCACATCCCCAGgcctaacttttatttattatgctaGGGATCAAAACCAGCCAGGCAATGAacaactgagctatttctcctgCCCTGTGTAACAAAATGATAATATCAAATAGACTAGAACTGATTGATTTTATCAGACTGTTCCATAAAAGCCAGTGATCAATCTAGGAATAACCTGGAGTTGGGGGAGTTTAATTGAagagagggtttttttgttgttgttcttgttcttgttcttgttatttgtttttcatttcacaaGACAGGGGTCTCACTAtttagctgtccttgaactcactatgtagaccaggcacgCTGACCTAAaaatatgcaccaccatgcctggtaagaggttctatttttttttccaagacagggctttttttctgactgtcctggaactcgctctgtagaccagagattcacctgcctctaccttccaagtgctgggattaaaggcgtgtgccaccaccgcctggtgaggttctaatttttaaaaggactCATTTTAAGGGCCGACAGtgcagctcagtagtagagcatttgcctaacatGAATGAGGTCCTGGCTCAACCCCCAGCACCActaacatgaataaataaataaccagtcTTCCATAAGACTGCGTttcagtccccagtacccacacagcagctgcctccaactctagttccaggggatctgacacccacacagatacacagataaaaacatacaagcaaaataacaatgcacataaaattttaaaaactaaaataaaatgaaaatgttaaaaaataataagacagttgctttctgatttttttttttttcgagacagggtttctccgtagcttttggttcctgtcctggaactagctcttgtagaccaggttggcctcgaactcacagagatccgcctgcctctgcctcctgagtgctgggattaaaggcgtgcgccaccactgcccggctgctttCTGATTTTTAACCATTGCCTGTGACAGACCAATGACTACAAAGGAGCAATGAGcacctgctttgttctgagacagTGAAGAGATGTTTCCCCGATATTTAACCATATTCATATACCCAGTTATATAAATCTAAGTATAATACCATTCCAAAGGCTTTGAGGTGGCATCCCCCATCTCTGTGGGAAGTTGAACATTACTTATTAAGAGCAACACTATTTTGATAAACCAGTGGTACTATTTATGGAACCAAATTGCTATTTTTAATGATCATATCCACTTTACCTTAAATCGGAACTgttcaacaaaaatattttgttagcTATTCATGATCTGTATTCTGGTTTATGAATCAAATTATGGTACACATTAAAAGTAAtgagacatttattttataataaataaggcAGTGGTATTACTCACTAGTAGCCTTTTTAAGACAAGCCATTAAGtctgccctttcttctcccttcttaaTTCTGGTGAATATCATTTTGTCCCAGGGATATTCTCTCTAGGATTCTCCAAGTATTCTGCCCACTGTCCTCTCCCAGGTAACACCTTTGCTCTTTGCATCTGTGTAGAGAATCCAGCGGCCTGACCTGGCTTCCACCCAAACAAACCAAGGAGATTTGGTCCAGTCTTAATTTTGCCACCATTTTCAGTGTAGTGCTGGGCACGCTTTTGAACAAAaaatcttcttccttttctcaacatCACccatttttaactaattttttccCCACTGCTCAACACTGCAGACATTTCCACCTGAAGCTGAACATCCTGGTCTTGTGGTTGAAGTTTTTAACAGTGCCTCCCTTCAAAAGGCTTTAAGGATTACATTTTCAAGTACacaaaaaattcttaacacagTACCTGGTACATAGTAGGTCCTCAGTACATAGTTATTAATATAACAGTTATAGCACTTGCATTTGTCATTTATCctttatgtttttgtgttttgcttttacagAAAACCCATATAGACAGCTGCCCTGTAATTGTCATGGAAGCATGCCTGGCAAGACAGCAATAGAACTCGGGCCTCTGTGGTATGTGCCTAAAGACAGTCGAGTTTGATTTACTGGTTGTCAGCTTTTGATGTGTTAGCAAATAATTATGGCTCCCCTTCTCCTGAGACCCTGAAGTATTTCagattttctctaattttctaaAAGGTGGTAGAACAAAAGAAAGGCTGGATATGCAAACTAAATAACTTGTGTCTGCGTAGTAAGAAAGGCTATTTggtttttgaagatttatttatttattatgtatacagtattctcagtactcttcctgcaggccagaagagggcacagatctcattacagatggttgtgagccaccatgtggttgctgggaattgaactcaggacctttggaagagcaggtggtgctcttaaccactgagccatctctccagccccggctaTTTGGTTTTTGGAAGATGGTGTCTCTAAGGTGAGGCAAGGTCTCAGCAGTTGGGAGCCCTTGCTTTGCAGAGAGGATGGACGTTGACTTCCCTGCACCCATCAAGTGGCTCACAGCTATgtatacctccagctccagggaatccaacaccacTGCTAACCACCACCTCCAtaggcacctgtacacacatgcacattcccacacaccatacttaattaaaaatacaagaaatCTTTTAAACACAGAGTCCCATATAACAGGCAagccctgacttcaaacttgctgATTTGTTGTTGTTCACCTCTTGTGTGTGAtggcaggtgcatgtgtgcatgccacgGTGTTacgtgaaagtcagaggacagcgtGCTGTCAGTCCTCACCTCTGCCTCTTGTTCTACCACTGCACCTGCCAGGTGGAGCCTCCACCAATTGTCTCCACCACCTAGGTCTCTATAGGAGCACCAAGATGAGATTAATCCCT contains:
- the Trmt1l gene encoding tRNA (guanine(27)-N(2))-dimethyltransferase isoform X2, yielding MCICHLACRPIKPTIVGEQISSKLGAHYHCIICSATITRRTDMLGHVKRHVNKGETKSRYIAASTAKSSNEILKETDTDIQVFPNYSIPQKTDSYFNPKMKLNRQLIFCTLAALAKERKPLECLDAFGATGIMGLQWAKHLGDAVKVTINDLNENSVTLIQKNCHLNKLKVVVDSEEKEEGDALEEDDTLGDIQVTRMDANVLMHLRSFDFIHLDPFGTSVNYLDSAFRNVRNLGIVSVTSTDISSLYAKAQHVARRHYGCNIVRTEYYKELAARIVVAAVARAAARCNKGIEVLFAVALEHFVLVVVRVLRGPTSADETAKKIQYLIHCQWCEERIFQKDGNMVEENPYRQLPCNCHGSMPGKTAIELGPLWSSSLFNTGFLKRMLFESLHHGLDDIQPLVKTLIFESECAPQSQCSNLSKQEENGVFIKTTDDTTVDIYSAQGKRKSSEAMINTAKKQKVEASAAHPPFYYNIHRHSIKGMNMPKLKKFLCCLSQAGFRVSRTHFDPMGIRTDAPLMQFKSILLKYSTPTYTGGQSEGPMQSASEDTVADRVEMSVKDKAEASGCRRW